A stretch of Amycolatopsis balhimycina FH 1894 DNA encodes these proteins:
- a CDS encoding aldo/keto reductase: MTRDAHLGGDVGDQAGLATRDEQAAAADWDGGPATIDLALELGITFLNTADAYGTGHNEVLVGRAINGRRDQVQLATKFGIDRSTGDRARRIRGARDYVLRACDASLLRLGVDVIDLYYAHRPPQDVEIEETVGAMAELVEAGKVRHLGPSEVDGELLRRAHAVHPITAVQSEYSLCTRDVEAVTPVLAELGVGLVPYSPLGRGFLTGTLDRSTLGEKDFRRTNPRFAGEAGEANEKIAQTVREVADRLGATPAQVALAWVYAQAERLGVAVAVAAVPGTRSPAELEQNAAALQLTLDADALAALDPLSDQVRGERYIPAHTAEVARD, from the coding sequence TTGACGCGAGATGCCCATCTCGGCGGCGACGTGGGCGATCAGGCGGGTCTGGCAACGCGCGACGAGCAGGCGGCGGCCGCCGACTGGGACGGCGGGCCTGCCACCATCGACCTGGCCCTGGAGCTGGGCATCACGTTCCTGAACACCGCCGACGCCTACGGCACCGGGCACAACGAGGTGCTGGTGGGCCGGGCCATCAACGGCCGCCGCGACCAGGTGCAGCTGGCCACCAAGTTCGGCATCGACCGCAGCACCGGCGACCGGGCACGCCGCATCCGCGGTGCCCGCGATTACGTGCTGCGTGCCTGCGACGCCTCGCTGCTGCGGCTGGGCGTCGACGTGATCGACCTGTACTACGCCCACCGCCCGCCCCAGGACGTGGAGATCGAGGAGACCGTCGGGGCGATGGCCGAGCTGGTCGAGGCGGGCAAGGTCCGCCACCTGGGCCCGTCCGAGGTCGACGGCGAGCTGCTGCGCCGGGCGCACGCGGTGCACCCGATCACCGCGGTGCAGAGCGAGTACTCGCTCTGCACCCGCGACGTCGAGGCGGTCACCCCGGTGCTGGCCGAGCTGGGGGTCGGGCTGGTGCCGTACTCGCCGCTGGGGCGGGGGTTCCTGACCGGCACCCTGGACCGCTCCACGCTGGGCGAGAAGGACTTCCGGCGCACCAACCCCCGCTTCGCCGGCGAGGCGGGCGAGGCCAACGAGAAGATCGCGCAGACCGTGCGCGAGGTGGCCGACCGGCTGGGTGCCACCCCGGCCCAGGTGGCGCTGGCCTGGGTGTACGCCCAGGCCGAGCGGCTCGGGGTGGCGGTGGCGGTGGCGGCCGTTCCGGGCACCCGCAGCCCGGCCGAGCTGGAGCAGAACGCGGCCGCGCTGCAACTCACCCTGGACGCCGACGCGCTGGCCGCGCTGGACCCGCTGAGCGACCAGGTGCGGGGCGAGCGCTACATCCCCGCGCACACCGCTGAGGTCGCCCGGGATTAG
- the shbA gene encoding RNA polymerase sigma factor ShbA, whose protein sequence is MSDETIAMIDAKTAEKLVNRSSVGTRGVRSLAARCDSITAAAVLDRAEGATSAASSVSDVRDYRTPESLPRPSGRLTEEDLDPLVKGAGDGNPAAIHNLLQMIEPVVVRYCRARMGGRDLTYLSADDVAQEVCVAVLKALPDYQGRGGSFLYLVHAIAANKVADAYRAVARDRSEPVPELPERPLVAGNEPESHALHLDLGARLGRLLAALPRVQQEILTLRIAVGFSATETAEALGISAGNVRVTQHRALTRLRGMIRAEEF, encoded by the coding sequence ATGAGTGACGAGACCATCGCCATGATCGACGCGAAGACGGCCGAGAAGCTGGTCAACCGCTCGTCGGTCGGGACCCGAGGCGTGCGCAGCCTTGCCGCTCGATGCGATTCCATCACTGCGGCTGCGGTGCTCGACCGCGCCGAGGGAGCGACGTCGGCCGCAAGTTCCGTCTCCGATGTTCGCGATTATCGGACTCCGGAGTCATTGCCGCGGCCCAGCGGACGGCTCACCGAGGAGGACCTGGACCCCCTCGTCAAGGGCGCGGGCGACGGCAACCCCGCCGCCATCCACAACCTGCTCCAGATGATCGAGCCGGTCGTGGTGCGGTACTGCCGGGCGCGGATGGGGGGCCGCGACCTCACCTACCTGTCGGCCGACGACGTCGCCCAGGAGGTCTGCGTCGCGGTGTTGAAGGCCCTTCCGGATTATCAGGGCCGCGGGGGCTCCTTCCTCTACCTGGTGCACGCGATCGCGGCCAACAAGGTCGCCGACGCCTACCGCGCCGTCGCCCGCGACCGCTCCGAGCCCGTCCCAGAGCTCCCCGAGCGTCCGCTGGTCGCCGGCAACGAGCCCGAGAGCCACGCGCTGCACCTCGACCTCGGTGCCCGCCTCGGCCGGCTGCTCGCCGCCCTGCCCCGGGTGCAGCAGGAGATCCTGACCCTGCGCATCGCCGTCGGCTTCTCGGCGACCGAAACCGCCGAAGCGCTCGGAATCTCCGCGGGGAACGTGCGCGTGACGCAGCACCGCGCCCTGACCCGGCTGCGCGGGATGATCCGCGCCGAGGAGTTCTGA